The Streptomyces sp. TLI_105 DNA segment CTTCCGCTACCCCGGCGACGAGGACCGGGCGATCGCCGTCCGCATGGAGGACGGCACCCTCGCCGGCTACTCCGCCGTCTGCACCCACCTCGCCTGCGCCGTGCTCTGGCGCAAGGAACGGGGCAGCGAGGGCGAGCTGTACTGCCCCTGCCACGAGGGGGTCTTCGACGCCCGTACGGGAGAGGTCACCGCCGGCCCGCCCCCTCGCGGCCTGCCGAAGGTGATCCTCGTCGAGCAACCCGACGGCTCCGTCTGGGCCGTCGGCACCGCCCGCTCCGGCGAGAGCCTCCAGGAGGGCTACTGCCGCGAGCGCGGCGCGGGCGGACCCCTCTGCGCCCGGCTGGAGGACGGGGCCCCGGAGGCGCCCGGCCGGCCCGAGAGGAGTGAGCGGACATGAGCGAGAGCGCGTTCCCCGGGGACCCCGAGGCCCCGGACCCCGAGGCCCCGGATCCGGCGGCGCCCCCGCGCCCGCCGGCGTACACCCCCGGCAGCGCGCAACCACGTCTGAACCGGCCCGTGCACGAGCGCTATCCCCAGATCCGGCCCACCAGCGGCTACGGCGACCCCCGGATCCGGCACACCGGGCCGGGCCCCGGGGCGGGGACGGAACAGGAGCCGGAACGCTCCTCGAAGCTCTCGGCCCGCCTCGCGCTGGCGCTCACGGTCGTCATCGGCCAGCTGTGGGGCCTGACGATCGTGGTGGACGAGTGGATGACGGGCGACACCGGCACCGCCTGGTGGGGCGCGGGCTTCCTCGTCCTGTCGTTCCTGGTGGTCCTGGGCCTGTGGCTGATCGACCCGAAGGACCGCTGATCAGAGGGGTACGCGGCGGGCGAGCGGGCGTACCCTGAAGAGATGAGCACCGCCCCCGCCCACGGACCGCGAGACGCGAAGCGGACCGGCACCGATCCCGAGAACACTCCGAAGCCGGTACTCGTCTTCGACGATCCGCTGGACCAGCAATCCGCGGACGACACGGACCGTGGGTGGGGCGAGCGGCCTCCGGCCGGCGGCAGCGCCGCCGACCTCGCGCGCTTCCTCGACGAGAAGCCGCCGCACCACCTCTGAAACCGGCCTACCGCGCCGGTCAGGAGGTGGAGTGCGCCCCCGCGCCGCCACCGCCGGCGACGGCCGAGCCCGGGGTCGTGTTGTTCACGTGCGGGCCGCGCTGGGCGACCAGGTGGTCGCGGATCTCCTTGAGCACCTCCAGCTCGCTGACCTCCAGGGTCTCCTGGACGCCTTCCTTCGCCTTGTCGTGCGCGGCGCGCTTGGCGAGGATCTTGGCCATCGGCAGGACCATGAGGAAGTAGACGACGGCCGCGGTGATCAGGAAGCTCAGCACCGCGCTGAGGACCAGACCCCACTGGATCTGGACGCCCTGCATCTCGCCGTCGACCACCTTGCAGGTGCCCTTGAGGCAGGACGCGTAGCTCTCCAGGTCCTTGGTGCCGAAGGCGCCGACGATCGGGTTGATGATCCCCTTGACCACCGAGTTCACGATGTTCGTGAAGGCCGCACCGATGACGACCGCCACCGCCAGGTCGATCACGTTGCCACGCATCAGGAAGGCCTTGAAGCCTCCCAGCAGACTTTCCTTCTTCTCGGCCACCGAGGTGCCTTTCGTCGCGTGTGATGTCGCGGGTGATGTCGCGTGTACCGCTGTGTGTGGAGCCATTAGGCCGTGAGCGGCGCGAGGGCGTCCAATCCGTACACACGGGACGGTGACTTGACAGTGAGTCAGTGCGAATCAGCACACCGTCACCGCCAGTTGGGACGTGACACCGGCACCCGCCAGCTCCGCCGCCGTCGACCGCGGCACGGACAGGACGACGAGCGCCCCTCCGTCCGATCGAGTCTCGTCCGGTCGCGGGACCTCGGCCACCCGGGCGCCCGTGGCGACCACCCGGGCCTCGCCCTCCCCGCCCGGCGTCGGATGGGGCACGGCGATCACGTCGATCCGGTCGCCGGGCCGCAGCAGCCGTACGGTCGCGGCGTCGGCGATCCGTACCGGCGCGGACACCAGGGGCGCGGCGGCGGGCGGCCGCGCGCGGGCGGTGGCCGCCGCCCGCAGAGGCTCCTCGCGCGAAGGCCCCGGCCCCGTGGTCGCGGCGGCCAGCGCGGCCGCCGTCAGGGCCAGGAGCAGCGCCGGGGCGCGCCGGCCGCGGCGGAGCGCCCGCCGCAGCCGGTGCCGGGCGCCCCGGACCCGTAGCGGCTCGAAGGCCGACACCGTGCAGGGCGCGGGAACGGAGGAGGAGAGGACCGTCGTCATGGGGAGGCCGCCTGTCCGGTAGGAAGGAAGATCGGGACGAAGAACGCCCCCACTCTCCCGACTCCGCCCTCACCCCGCTCCGGCCTGGGGATCACCCCGCGCCTGTGGACAACTTCCCCACCCCCACGGGCGGTTTGGGCAGCCCCCGCCGGTGAGGCAGGGGTGGTTCAGGCAGCCCCCACCGACGAGTCAGGGCAGCTCGATCCCCAGGTCCCAGCCGTCGTGCGCCCGCGTGCACAGGCAGTCCCGGTCCGCCGTCGCCGGCAGGGCCCCGACCGCGTCGAAGAGCACCTCCCGCAGCCGTCCCACGTTCTCGCCGAAGACCCGCAGCACCTCGGTGTGGGAGACGCCGTCGCCGGTCTCGGCGCCCGCGTCCAGGTCGGTGACGAGCGCGAGCGAGGTGTAGCAGAGGCCCAGCTCGCGGGCGAGGACGGCCTCGGGGTGGCCGGTCATGCCGACGACGGACCAGCCGGCGGCGGCGTGCCACCGCGACTCGGCGCGGGTGGAGAAGCGGGGCCCCTCGACGACGACCATCGTGCCGCCGTCGACGGGTTCCCAGCCCCGTCCCCGGGCGGCCTTGACCGCGACCCGCCGCCCGTCCGGGCAGTAGGGGTCGGCGAAGGTCACGTGGACGACGTTCGGCACGGCCCCGTCGGCCCGCCGCTCCCCGTCGAAGTAGGTCTGGGCCCGGCTCTTCGTGCGGTCGACCAGCTGGTCGGGCACGACGAGCGTGCCGGGCCCGTACTCCTCGCGCAGTCCGCCGACGGCGCAGGGCCCGAGGACCTGGCGCACGCCCACGGAGCGCAGCGCCCAGAGGTTGGCGCGGTAGTCGATCCGGTGCGGCGGGACGGTGTGGCCGCGGCCGTGCCGGGGGAGGAAGGCGACCTGCCGGCCGGCGATCTCGCCGAGGAAGAGGGAGTCGCTGGGGCTGCCGTACGGGGTGTCGACGGACACCTCCGTGACGTCCTCCAGGAAGGAGTAGAAGCCGGAGCCGCCGATCACGCCGATGTCCGCGTACACGTCATGGTTCGCCATGCCGGTCACCCTACGCAGGGCGCGCGGAAACGCCGAGGGCCCCGTCGCACACGGCGACGGGGCCCTCGGGAAAGAGCGGGTCAGGCGGCCGAGCTTCCGGTGCTCGACGAGGACGTCGAGGAGGAGGAAGCGGTCGATGCGGCCGGCTTCGAGTCCGAGGACGTCGAGGACGACGTCGAAGAGGACGACGAGGACGACGGGGTCGAGGACTTCGACGAGGCCGGCGAGCTGCTGGACGACGAGCCGCGGCTGTCGTTCCGGTAGAAGCCGGAGCCCTTGAAGACGATGCCGACGGCCGAGAACACCTTCTTCAGGCGTCCCTGGCAGCTGGGGCACACGGTCAGGGCGTCATCGGTGAACTTCTGCACCGCCTCGAGGCCTTCGCCGCACTCGGTGCACTGGTACTGGTAGGTCGGCACTTGACTTCCTCCTGGCACTCACACTCATCGAGTGCTAACGACGATCCATACTGACGTATTCCGTGGGATCAGTCCACCGTCACCGGCACGCGGTGACCGATACCACGTGCCGCGACCCGGCTCGCCTCGCGGGGCCGCAGCCGCGAGCGCAGGGCGAGCAGCGTGGCCAGGGCGAGGGCCGTGCCCGCCATCGGCACCAGGAATCCGGTGCTCGCGCCGTGTGCGTCGGCGAGGCGGCCGGCGACCGTGACGGCCGCGGCCTGGCCGAGCGCGACGGCGCCGGTGAGCCAGGTGAAGGCCTCGGTACGGGCCGAGGCCGGGATCAGGGTCTCGACGATGGTGTAGCCGGTGATCAGGGCGGGCGCGATGCACAGGCCGACGACCAGGCCCAGGGCGCCGAGGAGCAGCACCGAGTGCGCGGTCCACAGCAGGGAGGCGGCGACGGTGAGGCCCGCGTAGCCCAGGATCAGGCGGCGGCGGGGGCCGGTCTTCCAGGCGACGGCGCCCATGGCGATGCCCGCGAGCATGTTGCCGGCGGCGAAGACGCCGTACAGCAGGCCGTTGGCGCCGGGGTTGCCGATCTCCTCGGTGAAGGCGGTGAGGGAGACCTGCATGCCGCCGAAGACGGAGCCGATGCCGAGGAAGGCGACGACGAGGACGCGGACGCCGGGGATGGAGAGCGCCGAGCGGCGGGGCTCGCCGCCGTGGTGGCCGGCCGTGGCGGCCAGGCCGTGGGCGGGCTGGGTGGCGCGCTGCGCGGCGAAGAACAGGCCGCCGACGAGGGTGAGGGCGGCCTCGGCGATCAGACCGGCGGCCGGGTGGACGCCGGTGCACAGGGCGGTGGCGAGGACGGGGCCGACGACGAAGGTGAACTCGTCCGTGACGGACTCGAAGGCGGCGGCCGTCGGCATCAGCGGGGTGCCGTCCAGCTTGGCGGCCCAGCGGGCCCGGACCATCGGCCCGACCTGGGGCACGGAGGCGCCGGCGGGGACGGCGGCCAGGAACAGAGCCCAGAGCGGGGCGCCGGCCAGGGCGAGGGCGACGAGCAGGGAGACGGCGGCGGCGTGGACGAGGACGCCGGGGACCAGGACGGCGCGCTGGCCGAAGCGGTCGGCGAGCTTGCCGCTCTGGGGGGCGAAGAGCGCCATGGAGACGCCGGTGGCGGCGGCGACCGCGCCGGCGCTGCCGAAGGAGCCGGTGGTGTGCTGCACGAGCAGGACGATGCCGATGGTCAGCATCGCGAAGGGCTGCCGTGCGGCGAAGCCGGGGAGCAGGAAGGACAGTGCGCCGGGTGTGCGCAGCAGCTGCCCGTAGCCGGGCCTCTTGTCCGTGATGACCGTGGACGCCACGGTCCTTGCCTTTCTGCCGCCTGGTAGCGCGCCCCCTGCACGGTGGTGCGGGTGTCGCCGAGAGCTGTCCTCATGCGCGTTACTGCGGTAGATACCGGGCCGGCCCCACTGCGGAGGGGCGCCACGGCCGCCATACGGTCGCGCCAGCTCTGCGTCAGGCAGAGTTGGTTCGATCAGGTGTGCCTTCATGGTACAGGGAAGAGCGTCTTCCCGCCTGGGAAAACGCTCCCGCACCCCAATTAATGCCTGGGATTAACCCTAAGTTTCCTTGCGGCGGTCGCTGCCCGGCAGGTGGAAGCGCCCCGTGACGGCCGGCGTCGAGGCCGCCGTCGCGCCGCCGGTGCCGAGCCAGCCGGCGAGCTTGCCGCCCTGGCCGACGGCCCGCAGCCGCCGCTCGGTGGTGTCCCGCACCGGGTCGGTGGCGACGACGAGCAGTTCGTCGCCGTGCCGCAGGACGGTCGCGGGCCCCGGTACGAAGCTGGTGCCCTCCCGTACGACGAGGGTGACCGCGGCCCCGGCCGGGAGGCGCAGCTCGGCGACCTCGACGCCGTGCATCCGGGAGCCCTCCGGGATGGCGACGGAGAGCAGGTGGCCGCGCAGCCGCTCCAGCGGGGCGGACTCGACGCCGAGGTCGGCGGCCTCGGCGGGGTCGCCCAGCTTGAGGGCCTTCGCCAGCCAGGGCAGCGTCGGGCCCTGGACGAGGGTGTAGACGACGACGAGGACGAAGACGATGTTGAAGATCCGCTCGCTGCCCTCGATCTTCGACACCATCGGGATGGTGGCGAGGATGATGGGGACGGCGCCGCGCAGGCCGGCCCAGGACATCAGGGCCTGCTCCTGCCAGGGGATCCGGAAGGGCAGCAGGCTGACCAGGACCTCCATGGGCCGCGCGACCACCGTCAGGACGAGGCCGATGACGACGGCGGGCCAGAAGTCGTGGACGAGCTCGTGCGGGGTGACGAGCAGGCCGAGCAGGACGAACATGCCGATCTGCGCGATCCAGCCGAGTCCCTCGGCGAAGCCGCGGTTCGCGGGCGCGTGGGGCAGCTTGGCGTTGCCGAGGATCATCGAGGCCAGGTAGACGGCGAGGAAGCCGGAGCCGTGGGCCATGGCGCCGGCGGCGTACGCGACGACGGCGATGGCCATGACGGCGATCGGGTACAGGCCGGAGGCGGGCAGGGCGACGTGCCGCAGTCCGTAGGCGCCGATGAAGCCGACGGCGAGGCCGACGGCGACGCCGATGGCGAGTTCGAGGGCTATCTCGCCGACGAGGAGGTACCAGTGGTCGACGGGTCCGGCGGTGGAGAAGGCGACGACGAGGATGACGACGGGGGCGTCGTTGAAGCCGGACTCGGCCTCCAGGACGCCGGTGACCCGTGAGGGGAGGGGCACCTTGCGCAGCACGGAGAAGACCGCGGCGGCGTCGGTGGAGGAGACGACGGCGCCGATGATCAGGGCCTGCCGCCAGTCGAGGCCGACGAGGTAGTGGGCGCCGGCGGCGGTGATGCCGACGCTGACGGCGACGCCGAGGGTGGAGAGGACGACCGCGGCGGGCAGCGCCGGCTTGATCTCCTTCCACTTCGTGCCGAGACCGCCCTCGGCGAGGATCACGACGAGGGCGGCGTAGCCGATGACCTGCGTGAGTTCCGCGTTGTCGAAGGCGACGTTGCCGATGCCGTCCTGGCCGATGGCGACGCCGATGCCCAGGTAGAGCAGCAGGCTGGGGAGCCCGCTCCGGGAGGAGATCCGCACGGCCGCGACGGCCACGAGCAGGACGAGGGAGCAGACGAGCAGGAGTTCGTTGAGCTGGTGGACAGTCAGTGGCCGTTCCTTCCCCTCACGTGCGGCTGGATCGTTCCTCCAGCGGCCGGTACTTCGTTACCTTACCTAATCTTTAACGCTTTCTTGACGCTCTCTTTGCGTCTGCTCGCTCACCAGTACGGTTCTCTTCCTGACACCGCGTCCGGGCCGTCCGGACGCTGCGCCTAAGGTTGCTCCCGTACTCCAGGACCACCCTGCCCCTCGAAGGACAGCGATGCCCTCCAACACGACCGCGCCCCCCGGCAAGAAGACCGCCAAGAAGAAAGGGCGGCGCGCCCGCCTGCTCCTCCTCGTCCTGGTCCTCGCACTGGTCGTGGGCATCGGATTCGGCGGGTACTGGGGGGTCAGCACCGTCCGGGCCTCGTTCCCGCAGACGACCGGCGAGATCCGCCTCGACAGCCTCTCCGCCGACGTCGAGGTGAAGCGGGACGCGAACGGCGTCCCGCAGATCTACGCCGACAACGAGGCGGACCTCTTCCGCGCCCAGGGCTACGTCCAGGCGCAGGACCGGTTCTACGAGATGGACGTCCGCCGGCACGTGACCGCGGGCCGGCTCTCCGAGATGTTCGGCGAGAGCCAGGTCGACACCGACGCCTTCCTGCGCACCCTCGGCTGGCGCCGCGTCGCGCAGGAGGAGTACGACAAGGTCCTGTCGCCGGAGACGAAGAAGTACCTCCAGGCGTACGCGGACGGCGTCAACGCCTATCTGAAGGACCGCGCCCCGAAGGACGTCTCCGTCGAGTACGCGGCGCTCGCCCTCACCGGCGACTACACGATCGAGCCGTGGAGCCCGGTCGACTCGGTGGCCTGGCTCAAGGCCATGGCCTGGGACCTGCGCGGCAACATGCAGGACGAGATCGACCGCTCGCTGATGACGAGCCGGCTGAGCGCGAAGCAGATCAAGCAGCTGTACCCGGAGTACCCGTACGCGCTCCACCAGCCGATCGTCGACAAGGGCGCGGTCGACGACGACGGCAGGTTCGACCCGAAGGCCGACGCGACCGAGGGCGACGGGACGACCACCGGGGACACCCCGGGGACGGGCCCCGGATCCTCCGGCGGCGTCTCCTCCCAGCTCGGCGCGCTCTCCGAGGTCCTCGACACCGTCCCCGCCCTGCTCGGCCCCAACGGCAACGGCATCGGCTCGAACTCCTGGGTCGTCTCCGGGCGGCTCACCACCTCCGGCAAGCCGCTGCTCGCCAACGACCCGCACCTCGCGCCCCAGCTGCCGTCCCTCTGGTACCAGATGGGCCTGCACTGCCGCTCGGTCTCGGCCACCTGCCGCTACGACGTCGCCGGCTACACCTTCTCCGGCATGCCCGGCGTGATCATCGGCCACAACGACAAGATCGCCTGGGGCCTCACCAACCTCGGCGCCGACGTGACCGACCTCTACCTGGAGAAGATCGGCCCCGACGGCTACCTCGTCGACGGCAAGGTCAAGCCGTTCACCAGCCGCGAGGAGACCATCAAGGTCGCCGGCGGCGGCGACCGCAAGATCACCGTCCGCTCCACCGAGCACGGACCGCTCGTCTCCGACCGCTCCTCCGAGCTGGAGACGGTCGGCCAGAAGGCCCCCGTCGGCAACGCCGCCCCCGACCGCGGCACCGGCTACGGCGTCTCCCTCCAGTGGACCGCCCTCCAGCCGGGCAGGTCGATGGACGCGATCTTCGCGATCGACCGCGCCCAGGACTTCACCACCTTCCGGGCCGCCGCCAGGAACTTCGAGGTCCCCTCCCAGAACCTGATCTACGCCGACACCGCCGGCAACATCGGCTACCAGTCGCCCGGCAAGATCCCGCAGCGCACCAAGGGCGACGGCACGCTGCCCGCGCCCGGCTGGGACTCCTCGTGGAAGTGGAAGGGGTACATCCCCTTCGAGAAGCTGCCCTACGAGTACGACCCGGAGCGCGGCTACATCGTCACCGCCAACCAGGCCGTGATCGACCAGAAGACCTACCCCGACCTGCTCACCAAGGACTGGGGCTACGGCTCGCGCA contains these protein-coding regions:
- a CDS encoding FmdB family zinc ribbon protein, with the protein product MPTYQYQCTECGEGLEAVQKFTDDALTVCPSCQGRLKKVFSAVGIVFKGSGFYRNDSRGSSSSSSPASSKSSTPSSSSSSSTSSSTSSDSKPAASTASSSSTSSSSTGSSAA
- a CDS encoding ubiquinol-cytochrome c reductase iron-sulfur subunit, translating into MSVTDPEPPAPGVRADAAQEALHDRIAADSLTTRRDYLRIVATVSGGLAVGGIGVASGILHRHGDSEGVPPLKKVADRIEPGESLAFRYPGDEDRAIAVRMEDGTLAGYSAVCTHLACAVLWRKERGSEGELYCPCHEGVFDARTGEVTAGPPPRGLPKVILVEQPDGSVWAVGTARSGESLQEGYCRERGAGGPLCARLEDGAPEAPGRPERSERT
- a CDS encoding MFS transporter codes for the protein MASTVITDKRPGYGQLLRTPGALSFLLPGFAARQPFAMLTIGIVLLVQHTTGSFGSAGAVAAATGVSMALFAPQSGKLADRFGQRAVLVPGVLVHAAAVSLLVALALAGAPLWALFLAAVPAGASVPQVGPMVRARWAAKLDGTPLMPTAAAFESVTDEFTFVVGPVLATALCTGVHPAAGLIAEAALTLVGGLFFAAQRATQPAHGLAATAGHHGGEPRRSALSIPGVRVLVVAFLGIGSVFGGMQVSLTAFTEEIGNPGANGLLYGVFAAGNMLAGIAMGAVAWKTGPRRRLILGYAGLTVAASLLWTAHSVLLLGALGLVVGLCIAPALITGYTIVETLIPASARTEAFTWLTGAVALGQAAAVTVAGRLADAHGASTGFLVPMAGTALALATLLALRSRLRPREASRVAARGIGHRVPVTVD
- the mscL gene encoding large conductance mechanosensitive channel protein MscL, which codes for MAEKKESLLGGFKAFLMRGNVIDLAVAVVIGAAFTNIVNSVVKGIINPIVGAFGTKDLESYASCLKGTCKVVDGEMQGVQIQWGLVLSAVLSFLITAAVVYFLMVLPMAKILAKRAAHDKAKEGVQETLEVSELEVLKEIRDHLVAQRGPHVNNTTPGSAVAGGGGAGAHSTS
- a CDS encoding S-methyl-5'-thioadenosine phosphorylase — encoded protein: MANHDVYADIGVIGGSGFYSFLEDVTEVSVDTPYGSPSDSLFLGEIAGRQVAFLPRHGRGHTVPPHRIDYRANLWALRSVGVRQVLGPCAVGGLREEYGPGTLVVPDQLVDRTKSRAQTYFDGERRADGAVPNVVHVTFADPYCPDGRRVAVKAARGRGWEPVDGGTMVVVEGPRFSTRAESRWHAAAGWSVVGMTGHPEAVLARELGLCYTSLALVTDLDAGAETGDGVSHTEVLRVFGENVGRLREVLFDAVGALPATADRDCLCTRAHDGWDLGIELP
- a CDS encoding potassium/proton antiporter; amino-acid sequence: MTVHQLNELLLVCSLVLLVAVAAVRISSRSGLPSLLLYLGIGVAIGQDGIGNVAFDNAELTQVIGYAALVVILAEGGLGTKWKEIKPALPAAVVLSTLGVAVSVGITAAGAHYLVGLDWRQALIIGAVVSSTDAAAVFSVLRKVPLPSRVTGVLEAESGFNDAPVVILVVAFSTAGPVDHWYLLVGEIALELAIGVAVGLAVGFIGAYGLRHVALPASGLYPIAVMAIAVVAYAAGAMAHGSGFLAVYLASMILGNAKLPHAPANRGFAEGLGWIAQIGMFVLLGLLVTPHELVHDFWPAVVIGLVLTVVARPMEVLVSLLPFRIPWQEQALMSWAGLRGAVPIILATIPMVSKIEGSERIFNIVFVLVVVYTLVQGPTLPWLAKALKLGDPAEAADLGVESAPLERLRGHLLSVAIPEGSRMHGVEVAELRLPAGAAVTLVVREGTSFVPGPATVLRHGDELLVVATDPVRDTTERRLRAVGQGGKLAGWLGTGGATAASTPAVTGRFHLPGSDRRKET
- a CDS encoding penicillin acylase family protein; the protein is MPSNTTAPPGKKTAKKKGRRARLLLLVLVLALVVGIGFGGYWGVSTVRASFPQTTGEIRLDSLSADVEVKRDANGVPQIYADNEADLFRAQGYVQAQDRFYEMDVRRHVTAGRLSEMFGESQVDTDAFLRTLGWRRVAQEEYDKVLSPETKKYLQAYADGVNAYLKDRAPKDVSVEYAALALTGDYTIEPWSPVDSVAWLKAMAWDLRGNMQDEIDRSLMTSRLSAKQIKQLYPEYPYALHQPIVDKGAVDDDGRFDPKADATEGDGTTTGDTPGTGPGSSGGVSSQLGALSEVLDTVPALLGPNGNGIGSNSWVVSGRLTTSGKPLLANDPHLAPQLPSLWYQMGLHCRSVSATCRYDVAGYTFSGMPGVIIGHNDKIAWGLTNLGADVTDLYLEKIGPDGYLVDGKVKPFTSREETIKVAGGGDRKITVRSTEHGPLVSDRSSELETVGQKAPVGNAAPDRGTGYGVSLQWTALQPGRSMDAIFAIDRAQDFTTFRAAARNFEVPSQNLIYADTAGNIGYQSPGKIPQRTKGDGTLPAPGWDSSWKWKGYIPFEKLPYEYDPERGYIVTANQAVIDQKTYPDLLTKDWGYGSRSQRINDLIESKTKDGGKISSDDMRTMQTDNRSEIATLLNPLLLKIDISDPYVREAQKLLEGWDYTQEPDSAAAAYFNAVWRNVLKLAFGNKLPKELRAEGDCINVRPAEATGPVDEQNKLVRECGERDPDSAQPDGGDRWYEVVRPLLKQEKSEWWATPGNRLDPATETRDQLLARAMKDARWELTAKLGKDVSTWSWGRLHQLTLKNQTLGTAGPGVVQQLLNRGPWNLGGGEAAVDATGWNAAGGYEVIWVPSMRMVVNVGDWDKSRWVNLTGASGHAFHSHYTDQTDAWAKGELYDWAYGKTAVDAAAKDTLTLKP